One Desmodus rotundus isolate HL8 chromosome 4, HLdesRot8A.1, whole genome shotgun sequence DNA segment encodes these proteins:
- the ENTPD1 gene encoding ectonucleoside triphosphate diphosphohydrolase 1 isoform X5 — protein MERAREVIPISQHQETPVYLGATAGMRLLRLQEEWLADDVLTMVTQILNNYPFDFRGARILSGEEEGAYGWITVNYLLGKFTKKLRWLTLMPNDNESQETYGALDLGGASTQITFVPQNQTIESPQNALYFRLYGKDYSVYTHSFLCYGKDQALLQKVAKDIQATNGTIQDPCFNHGYSRVMNVSDIYNSTCTWEFQNRLPFHQFEIQGIGDFEECQQSIIKLFNTSQCPYSRCAFNEIFLPQLQGQFGAFSAYYYVMKFLNLTSEEPISQEKMIDTIKKFCSRPWKELKTNFGDVKEKYLSEYCFSGTYIISLLQTGYHFTPDNWKNIHFMGQIRNTDVGWTLGYMLNLTNMIPAEQPMSTPLSHSTYVFLMVFFSLILIAVVVIGLIIFHKPSIFWKDMV, from the exons ATGGAAAGAGCCAGGGAAGTGATTCCAATATCCCAGCACCAAGAGACACCTGTTTACCTGGGAGCTACAGCAGGCATGCGGTTGCTCAG ACTTCAAGAAGAGTGGTTGGCGGACGATGTCCTGACTATGGTGACCCAAATCCTCAACAACTACCCCTTTGACTTTAGGGGCGCCAGAATCCTCTCTGGCGAAGAGGAAGGTGCCTATGGCTGGATTACTGTCAACTATCTGCTGGGAAAATTCACTAAG AAACTGAGATGGCTCACCCTGATGCCGAATGACAATGAGAGTCAGGAAACTTATGGAGCTTTAGACCTTGGGGGAGCCTCTACACAAATCACTTTTGTGCCCCAAAACCAGACAATTGAGTCTCCACAAAATGCTCTGTACTTTCGTCTGTATGGCAAGGACTACAGTGTATACACACATAGTTTCTTGTGCTACGGGAAGGATCAAGCACTCTTGCAGAAAGTAGCCAAGGACATTCAG GCTACCAATGGGACCATCCAGGACCCATGTTTTAACCATGGATATAGCAGGGTAATGAATGTAAGTGACATTTACAACAGCACCTGCACATGGGAATTTCAGAATCGTCTTCCATTCCATCAATTTGAAATCCAGGGCATTGGAGACTTTGAAGAATGCCAGCAAAGTATCATTAAACTCTTCAACACTAGTCAATGCCCTTACTCCCGCTGTGCCTTCAATGAGATTTTCTTGCCGCAACTTCAAGGACAATTTGGG GCATTTTCAGCTTATTACTATGTGATGAAGTTTTTAAACCTTACATCAGAGGAACCCATCTCTCAGGAAAAGATGAttgacacaataaaaaaattctgctCTCGGCCTTGGAAAGAG CTGAAGACGAATTTTGGTGATGTGAAGGAGAAGTACCTGAGTGAATACTGCTTTTCCGGAACTTACATTATCTCTCTTCTTCAGACGGGCTATCATTTCACACCTGATAACTGGAAGAATATTCATTTCATGGGCCAG ATCCGGAACACTGATGTGGGATGGACTTTGGGCTACATGCTGAACCTGACCAACATGATCCCAGCTGAGCAGCCGATGTCCACACCTCTCTCCCATTCTACCTATGTCTTCCTCATGGTCTTCTTCTCTCTGATCCTGATTGCAGTGGTTGTCATAGGCTTGATTATCTTTCACAAGCCTTCAATTTTCTGGAAAGACATGGTATAG
- the ENTPD1 gene encoding ectonucleoside triphosphate diphosphohydrolase 1 isoform X3, with translation MSPDSGLKGFCSRNILIILGFSFIMAVIALIAVGLTQNKTLPENVKYGIVLDAGSSHTTLYIYKWPAEKENDTGVVNQIYECKVKGPGISQYAHKTSDLVIYLTTCMERAREVIPISQHQETPVYLGATAGMRLLRLQEEWLADDVLTMVTQILNNYPFDFRGARILSGEEEGAYGWITVNYLLGKFTKKLRWLTLMPNDNESQETYGALDLGGASTQITFVPQNQTIESPQNALYFRLYGKDYSVYTHSFLCYGKDQALLQKVAKDIQATNGTIQDPCFNHGYSRVMNVSDIYNSTCTWEFQNRLPFHQFEIQGIGDFEECQQSIIKLFNTSQCPYSRCAFNEIFLPQLQGQFGAFSAYYYVMKFLNLTSEEPISQEKMIDTIKKFCSRPWKELKTNFGDVKEKYLSEYCFSGTYIISLLQTGYHFTPDNWKNIHFMGQIRNTDVGWTLGYMLNLTNMIPAEQPMSTPLSHSTYVFLMVFFSLILIAVVVIGLIIFHKPSIFWKDMV, from the exons TATGGGATTGTGCTGGATGCAGGCTCTTCTCACACAACTTTGTACATCTATAAGTGGCCAGCAGAAAAGGAGAATGACACAGGGGTGGTGAATCAGATATACGAGTGCAAGGTAAAAG GTCCTGGAATCTCACAATATGCTCACAAAACGAGTGACTTAGTCATTTATCTGACTACATGCATGGAAAGAGCCAGGGAAGTGATTCCAATATCCCAGCACCAAGAGACACCTGTTTACCTGGGAGCTACAGCAGGCATGCGGTTGCTCAG ACTTCAAGAAGAGTGGTTGGCGGACGATGTCCTGACTATGGTGACCCAAATCCTCAACAACTACCCCTTTGACTTTAGGGGCGCCAGAATCCTCTCTGGCGAAGAGGAAGGTGCCTATGGCTGGATTACTGTCAACTATCTGCTGGGAAAATTCACTAAG AAACTGAGATGGCTCACCCTGATGCCGAATGACAATGAGAGTCAGGAAACTTATGGAGCTTTAGACCTTGGGGGAGCCTCTACACAAATCACTTTTGTGCCCCAAAACCAGACAATTGAGTCTCCACAAAATGCTCTGTACTTTCGTCTGTATGGCAAGGACTACAGTGTATACACACATAGTTTCTTGTGCTACGGGAAGGATCAAGCACTCTTGCAGAAAGTAGCCAAGGACATTCAG GCTACCAATGGGACCATCCAGGACCCATGTTTTAACCATGGATATAGCAGGGTAATGAATGTAAGTGACATTTACAACAGCACCTGCACATGGGAATTTCAGAATCGTCTTCCATTCCATCAATTTGAAATCCAGGGCATTGGAGACTTTGAAGAATGCCAGCAAAGTATCATTAAACTCTTCAACACTAGTCAATGCCCTTACTCCCGCTGTGCCTTCAATGAGATTTTCTTGCCGCAACTTCAAGGACAATTTGGG GCATTTTCAGCTTATTACTATGTGATGAAGTTTTTAAACCTTACATCAGAGGAACCCATCTCTCAGGAAAAGATGAttgacacaataaaaaaattctgctCTCGGCCTTGGAAAGAG CTGAAGACGAATTTTGGTGATGTGAAGGAGAAGTACCTGAGTGAATACTGCTTTTCCGGAACTTACATTATCTCTCTTCTTCAGACGGGCTATCATTTCACACCTGATAACTGGAAGAATATTCATTTCATGGGCCAG ATCCGGAACACTGATGTGGGATGGACTTTGGGCTACATGCTGAACCTGACCAACATGATCCCAGCTGAGCAGCCGATGTCCACACCTCTCTCCCATTCTACCTATGTCTTCCTCATGGTCTTCTTCTCTCTGATCCTGATTGCAGTGGTTGTCATAGGCTTGATTATCTTTCACAAGCCTTCAATTTTCTGGAAAGACATGGTATAG
- the ENTPD1 gene encoding ectonucleoside triphosphate diphosphohydrolase 1 isoform X4 — MAVIALIAVGLTQNKTLPENVKYGIVLDAGSSHTTLYIYKWPAEKENDTGVVNQIYECKVKGPGISQYAHKTSDLVIYLTTCMERAREVIPISQHQETPVYLGATAGMRLLRLQEEWLADDVLTMVTQILNNYPFDFRGARILSGEEEGAYGWITVNYLLGKFTKKLRWLTLMPNDNESQETYGALDLGGASTQITFVPQNQTIESPQNALYFRLYGKDYSVYTHSFLCYGKDQALLQKVAKDIQATNGTIQDPCFNHGYSRVMNVSDIYNSTCTWEFQNRLPFHQFEIQGIGDFEECQQSIIKLFNTSQCPYSRCAFNEIFLPQLQGQFGAFSAYYYVMKFLNLTSEEPISQEKMIDTIKKFCSRPWKELKTNFGDVKEKYLSEYCFSGTYIISLLQTGYHFTPDNWKNIHFMGQIRNTDVGWTLGYMLNLTNMIPAEQPMSTPLSHSTYVFLMVFFSLILIAVVVIGLIIFHKPSIFWKDMV, encoded by the exons TATGGGATTGTGCTGGATGCAGGCTCTTCTCACACAACTTTGTACATCTATAAGTGGCCAGCAGAAAAGGAGAATGACACAGGGGTGGTGAATCAGATATACGAGTGCAAGGTAAAAG GTCCTGGAATCTCACAATATGCTCACAAAACGAGTGACTTAGTCATTTATCTGACTACATGCATGGAAAGAGCCAGGGAAGTGATTCCAATATCCCAGCACCAAGAGACACCTGTTTACCTGGGAGCTACAGCAGGCATGCGGTTGCTCAG ACTTCAAGAAGAGTGGTTGGCGGACGATGTCCTGACTATGGTGACCCAAATCCTCAACAACTACCCCTTTGACTTTAGGGGCGCCAGAATCCTCTCTGGCGAAGAGGAAGGTGCCTATGGCTGGATTACTGTCAACTATCTGCTGGGAAAATTCACTAAG AAACTGAGATGGCTCACCCTGATGCCGAATGACAATGAGAGTCAGGAAACTTATGGAGCTTTAGACCTTGGGGGAGCCTCTACACAAATCACTTTTGTGCCCCAAAACCAGACAATTGAGTCTCCACAAAATGCTCTGTACTTTCGTCTGTATGGCAAGGACTACAGTGTATACACACATAGTTTCTTGTGCTACGGGAAGGATCAAGCACTCTTGCAGAAAGTAGCCAAGGACATTCAG GCTACCAATGGGACCATCCAGGACCCATGTTTTAACCATGGATATAGCAGGGTAATGAATGTAAGTGACATTTACAACAGCACCTGCACATGGGAATTTCAGAATCGTCTTCCATTCCATCAATTTGAAATCCAGGGCATTGGAGACTTTGAAGAATGCCAGCAAAGTATCATTAAACTCTTCAACACTAGTCAATGCCCTTACTCCCGCTGTGCCTTCAATGAGATTTTCTTGCCGCAACTTCAAGGACAATTTGGG GCATTTTCAGCTTATTACTATGTGATGAAGTTTTTAAACCTTACATCAGAGGAACCCATCTCTCAGGAAAAGATGAttgacacaataaaaaaattctgctCTCGGCCTTGGAAAGAG CTGAAGACGAATTTTGGTGATGTGAAGGAGAAGTACCTGAGTGAATACTGCTTTTCCGGAACTTACATTATCTCTCTTCTTCAGACGGGCTATCATTTCACACCTGATAACTGGAAGAATATTCATTTCATGGGCCAG ATCCGGAACACTGATGTGGGATGGACTTTGGGCTACATGCTGAACCTGACCAACATGATCCCAGCTGAGCAGCCGATGTCCACACCTCTCTCCCATTCTACCTATGTCTTCCTCATGGTCTTCTTCTCTCTGATCCTGATTGCAGTGGTTGTCATAGGCTTGATTATCTTTCACAAGCCTTCAATTTTCTGGAAAGACATGGTATAG
- the ENTPD1 gene encoding ectonucleoside triphosphate diphosphohydrolase 1 isoform X2, giving the protein MEDVKDSGLKGFCSRNILIILGFSFIMAVIALIAVGLTQNKTLPENVKYGIVLDAGSSHTTLYIYKWPAEKENDTGVVNQIYECKVKGPGISQYAHKTSDLVIYLTTCMERAREVIPISQHQETPVYLGATAGMRLLRLQEEWLADDVLTMVTQILNNYPFDFRGARILSGEEEGAYGWITVNYLLGKFTKKLRWLTLMPNDNESQETYGALDLGGASTQITFVPQNQTIESPQNALYFRLYGKDYSVYTHSFLCYGKDQALLQKVAKDIQATNGTIQDPCFNHGYSRVMNVSDIYNSTCTWEFQNRLPFHQFEIQGIGDFEECQQSIIKLFNTSQCPYSRCAFNEIFLPQLQGQFGAFSAYYYVMKFLNLTSEEPISQEKMIDTIKKFCSRPWKELKTNFGDVKEKYLSEYCFSGTYIISLLQTGYHFTPDNWKNIHFMGQIRNTDVGWTLGYMLNLTNMIPAEQPMSTPLSHSTYVFLMVFFSLILIAVVVIGLIIFHKPSIFWKDMV; this is encoded by the exons TATGGGATTGTGCTGGATGCAGGCTCTTCTCACACAACTTTGTACATCTATAAGTGGCCAGCAGAAAAGGAGAATGACACAGGGGTGGTGAATCAGATATACGAGTGCAAGGTAAAAG GTCCTGGAATCTCACAATATGCTCACAAAACGAGTGACTTAGTCATTTATCTGACTACATGCATGGAAAGAGCCAGGGAAGTGATTCCAATATCCCAGCACCAAGAGACACCTGTTTACCTGGGAGCTACAGCAGGCATGCGGTTGCTCAG ACTTCAAGAAGAGTGGTTGGCGGACGATGTCCTGACTATGGTGACCCAAATCCTCAACAACTACCCCTTTGACTTTAGGGGCGCCAGAATCCTCTCTGGCGAAGAGGAAGGTGCCTATGGCTGGATTACTGTCAACTATCTGCTGGGAAAATTCACTAAG AAACTGAGATGGCTCACCCTGATGCCGAATGACAATGAGAGTCAGGAAACTTATGGAGCTTTAGACCTTGGGGGAGCCTCTACACAAATCACTTTTGTGCCCCAAAACCAGACAATTGAGTCTCCACAAAATGCTCTGTACTTTCGTCTGTATGGCAAGGACTACAGTGTATACACACATAGTTTCTTGTGCTACGGGAAGGATCAAGCACTCTTGCAGAAAGTAGCCAAGGACATTCAG GCTACCAATGGGACCATCCAGGACCCATGTTTTAACCATGGATATAGCAGGGTAATGAATGTAAGTGACATTTACAACAGCACCTGCACATGGGAATTTCAGAATCGTCTTCCATTCCATCAATTTGAAATCCAGGGCATTGGAGACTTTGAAGAATGCCAGCAAAGTATCATTAAACTCTTCAACACTAGTCAATGCCCTTACTCCCGCTGTGCCTTCAATGAGATTTTCTTGCCGCAACTTCAAGGACAATTTGGG GCATTTTCAGCTTATTACTATGTGATGAAGTTTTTAAACCTTACATCAGAGGAACCCATCTCTCAGGAAAAGATGAttgacacaataaaaaaattctgctCTCGGCCTTGGAAAGAG CTGAAGACGAATTTTGGTGATGTGAAGGAGAAGTACCTGAGTGAATACTGCTTTTCCGGAACTTACATTATCTCTCTTCTTCAGACGGGCTATCATTTCACACCTGATAACTGGAAGAATATTCATTTCATGGGCCAG ATCCGGAACACTGATGTGGGATGGACTTTGGGCTACATGCTGAACCTGACCAACATGATCCCAGCTGAGCAGCCGATGTCCACACCTCTCTCCCATTCTACCTATGTCTTCCTCATGGTCTTCTTCTCTCTGATCCTGATTGCAGTGGTTGTCATAGGCTTGATTATCTTTCACAAGCCTTCAATTTTCTGGAAAGACATGGTATAG